A portion of the Sandaracinobacteroides saxicola genome contains these proteins:
- a CDS encoding alpha/beta hydrolase family protein, with protein MLRFSFACSLLLMASTVQAAPLPDAAQRFGAREAVAAASLSPDGSRLSYLAPAKGPATALLVVDLASNKAVPVTRSDGNPNRLFRCDWVSNARLLCQITGASATSTPTLATYTRSFALDADGGNMKPLTVRQSTRTMGILQFDGDIIGWSPDDTARVLMSRELVPEEQVGSRLNKQGEGLGVDWVDTVTNVGKPVEKPRKDAVWYGADASGTVRLMTIAGMDTTTQMRSGEFRYFYRKAGSREWERFSVPGGDPWRFDPQALSPDGTVAYAVATSNGRRAIHSVSLDGNFTTQVVADSPQVDVDTLYRFGRRGRVIGAEIVTDRRQVKYLDAGLERLAANLGKAIPNLPLIDFIAASRDEQKILLLAHADTDPGRYYLFDRKTRQLNELSPVRPQLEGVKLASVRAVSIPAADGKSIPGYLTLPTDGPQAGLPAIVMPHGGPAARDEWGFDWLAQYFAHLGYAVLQPNFRGSTGYGEDWFGSNGFRGWKTAIADINAGARWLEAQGIAGKGRLAIVGWSYGGYAALQAQVLDPGLYRASVAIAPVTDFQRLIEDARFFTNRDIVAREIGAGPHLVEGSPERNVAAFTAPVLMFSGDKDTNVSIRHARALDAALKAGGKESRLVVYPGLEHSLVDSAARADMLRQSADFLKAAMGK; from the coding sequence ATGTTGCGTTTTTCGTTCGCGTGTTCGCTGCTGCTGATGGCGTCGACGGTGCAGGCGGCGCCGTTGCCGGATGCGGCGCAACGGTTCGGGGCGCGGGAGGCGGTGGCCGCGGCTTCCTTGTCGCCGGACGGCAGCAGACTGTCATATCTGGCGCCGGCGAAGGGGCCGGCGACCGCGCTGCTGGTGGTGGATCTCGCCAGCAACAAGGCCGTGCCGGTGACGCGGAGCGACGGCAATCCCAACCGGCTGTTCCGCTGTGACTGGGTGTCCAATGCGCGACTGCTGTGCCAGATCACGGGCGCGAGTGCGACCTCGACTCCGACCCTGGCAACCTATACCCGCAGTTTTGCGCTGGATGCCGATGGCGGCAACATGAAGCCGCTTACCGTGCGGCAATCGACGCGCACAATGGGCATCCTGCAATTTGATGGCGACATCATCGGCTGGAGCCCGGATGATACGGCGCGGGTGTTGATGTCGCGTGAGCTCGTGCCGGAAGAGCAGGTCGGCAGCCGGCTGAACAAGCAAGGCGAGGGGCTGGGTGTCGATTGGGTGGATACGGTGACCAATGTCGGCAAGCCGGTGGAGAAACCGCGGAAAGATGCGGTGTGGTATGGCGCGGATGCCAGCGGCACTGTCCGTTTGATGACCATTGCGGGCATGGACACCACGACGCAGATGCGAAGCGGTGAGTTCAGGTATTTCTATCGCAAGGCCGGCAGCCGGGAATGGGAGCGGTTCAGCGTGCCTGGCGGCGATCCGTGGCGGTTCGATCCGCAGGCGCTGTCGCCGGATGGAACGGTCGCCTATGCGGTGGCGACCAGCAATGGCCGCCGGGCGATCCATAGTGTGAGCCTGGACGGCAATTTCACGACGCAGGTGGTGGCTGACAGCCCGCAGGTGGATGTGGATACCCTGTATCGGTTCGGTCGGCGCGGGCGGGTGATCGGCGCTGAGATCGTGACCGACCGGCGGCAGGTGAAATATCTGGATGCCGGACTGGAAAGGCTGGCGGCAAACCTGGGGAAGGCGATCCCTAACCTACCGCTCATTGATTTCATCGCCGCCAGCCGCGACGAGCAGAAAATCCTGTTGCTGGCCCATGCCGATACTGATCCAGGGCGATACTATCTGTTCGACCGGAAGACGCGGCAGTTGAACGAGCTGTCGCCCGTGCGACCGCAGCTGGAGGGGGTGAAGCTGGCGAGCGTGCGCGCGGTGAGCATCCCGGCTGCGGACGGCAAATCGATCCCTGGCTATCTGACGCTGCCGACGGACGGCCCGCAAGCGGGGCTGCCGGCGATCGTGATGCCGCATGGCGGGCCGGCGGCGCGCGATGAGTGGGGCTTCGACTGGCTGGCGCAATATTTCGCGCATCTGGGCTATGCCGTGCTGCAGCCGAATTTCCGCGGTTCGACCGGTTACGGCGAGGACTGGTTCGGGTCGAACGGGTTCCGGGGGTGGAAGACTGCGATCGCGGACATCAATGCCGGGGCGCGTTGGCTGGAGGCGCAGGGGATCGCGGGCAAAGGGCGTCTGGCGATCGTTGGCTGGAGCTATGGCGGCTATGCCGCCTTGCAAGCACAGGTGCTCGATCCGGGGCTGTACAGGGCGAGCGTGGCGATCGCGCCGGTAACCGATTTTCAACGTCTGATCGAGGATGCGCGGTTTTTCACGAACCGTGACATCGTGGCGCGCGAGATTGGTGCCGGGCCGCACCTGGTGGAGGGATCGCCGGAGCGCAATGTGGCGGCGTTCACGGCGCCGGTGCTGATGTTCAGCGGCGACAAGGACACCAATGTCAGCATCCGGCATGCGCGGGCGCTGGACGCGGCGTTGAAGGCGGGGGGCAAGGAGAGCCGGCTGGTGGTCTATCCGGGGCTGGAGCACAGCCTGGTGGACAGCGCGGCCCGGGCGGACATGCTGCGGCAGAGCGCGGATTTCTTGAAGGCGGCGATGGGGAAATAG